One Abyssisolibacter fermentans DNA window includes the following coding sequences:
- a CDS encoding ECF transporter S component: MKNTNNIKKLVQASIFLAFAIILQLIGRTFVQINPLLIGPLICTVILLTTYSCGLLFGILISILIPVTAIPLGALASPLIPFAPFIVIGNILFAVGFAITMKKGTIGLCTGIILATLVKVLFLSFSATKLIYMLKLDISVQSAKMIGMAFTAPQILISLIGGAVAVIAIEILQKRKIIKQ, from the coding sequence ATGAAAAATACGAACAACATAAAAAAACTTGTACAAGCATCAATATTTTTAGCTTTTGCAATTATACTTCAACTTATAGGAAGAACATTCGTTCAGATCAATCCATTGCTTATAGGTCCATTAATTTGCACTGTTATTTTACTTACTACATATAGTTGTGGTTTATTATTTGGCATACTTATAAGTATACTCATACCAGTAACTGCAATACCATTAGGCGCTTTAGCATCACCGTTAATTCCATTTGCTCCATTTATAGTTATTGGAAATATACTATTTGCAGTTGGGTTTGCAATTACTATGAAAAAGGGAACCATTGGGTTATGTACAGGAATTATACTTGCTACTTTAGTAAAAGTTTTATTCCTAAGTTTTTCAGCTACAAAATTAATATATATGCTCAAATTGGATATTTCAGTACAAAGTGCTAAAATGATAGGTATGGCTTTTACAGCACCTCAAATTTTAATTTCATTAATTGGTGGTGCTGTAGCTGTTATTGCAATAGAGATATTGCAAAAAAGAAAAATTATTAAGCAATAA
- the pepI gene encoding proline iminopeptidase — protein MKITKGYMPYLEYKTYYRIVGECTGNKKPLVLLHGGPGSTHNYFEVLDKIAEDGRAVIMYDQLGCGLSKTPSHPDLWCAKTWIEELIQLRNHLDLDKIHLLGQSWGGMQAIQYACEYKPQGIKSYILSSTLPSAALWEKEQRRRVTYLPKEMQDAIAKAEKSGDFSSKEYQEAEAEFMLRHCADPVGLDSPECLKRPKVAGTESYLTAWGQNEFSPSGTLKNFDFLKEIEDIQEPCLITSGLLDLCSPLIAKIMYDKIPNSEWELFEFSRHMPFVEENEKYIEVLIKWLNKND, from the coding sequence ATGAAGATTACTAAAGGCTATATGCCATATCTAGAATATAAAACTTACTATCGTATAGTAGGTGAATGTACAGGAAATAAAAAGCCATTGGTTTTATTACACGGGGGACCTGGTTCTACACATAATTATTTCGAAGTACTTGATAAAATTGCGGAAGATGGACGTGCGGTTATTATGTATGACCAATTAGGATGCGGATTGTCTAAAACACCTTCCCATCCTGACTTGTGGTGTGCCAAAACATGGATTGAAGAATTAATCCAATTACGTAACCATTTAGACTTAGACAAAATTCACTTATTGGGACAATCCTGGGGAGGAATGCAGGCAATTCAATACGCTTGCGAATACAAACCACAAGGAATCAAGAGCTATATCTTATCTAGTACTTTACCATCTGCTGCATTATGGGAAAAAGAACAGCGTCGAAGAGTTACATACCTTCCAAAGGAAATGCAGGATGCCATTGCGAAAGCAGAAAAATCTGGAGATTTTTCGTCAAAAGAATATCAGGAAGCAGAAGCAGAATTCATGCTTCGTCACTGTGCAGACCCAGTAGGACTAGATTCACCAGAATGCTTAAAACGTCCAAAGGTTGCTGGAACAGAGTCTTATCTAACTGCATGGGGACAGAATGAGTTCAGCCCATCTGGTACATTAAAAAATTTTGATTTTTTGAAAGAGATTGAAGATATTCAAGAGCCTTGTCTAATCACCAGCGGTTTACTTGATCTTTGTTCACCACTTATTGCAAAAATTATGTATGATAAGATTCCAAATTCAGAATGGGAATTATTTGAATTCAGCCGCCATATGCCATTCGTAGAAGAAAATGAAAAATATATAGAAGTACTTATTAAATGGTTGAATAAAAACGACTAA
- a CDS encoding ABC-F family ATP-binding cassette domain-containing protein produces MILQLNDIGISFGGETLLNKINMKIEKAEKIGLIGVNGAGKSTILRIISGELLPETGQIFLKKNTTIGYLKQDGGLNINNSINEEMLEVFRPLLNIKEQLKKLELEMSKEEIYSNADKLERIMKSYSSKLEYFNTHEGYQINSKINYVLNGMGFKDFDFNMRIKNLSGGQKTKLALAKLLLEKPDILLLDEPTNHLDFKTMSWLENHIKNYKGAVLVVSHDRYLLDFLVNSIYEVERGHIKKYTGNYTDFVTKKAKTKLLHEKKYIEQQAQINKLQTFIDKNIVRATSSKAAKNKRHALNRIERIEKPDKDLKKVNINFNINKKSHKYVLNIKDAVISVGKPNNRIDLIQNLNLNILRGDKIAFIGENGTGKSTLLKTLIGDNILEKGSFTWGKEVQIGYFAQEHEKLNKRNSIYAEIRSDFPKLTDTEIRTKLGNFLFTKDDVFKTIKDLSGGEKARVALTKLMLKKSNFLILDEPTNHLDLNSKEILEKALLKFEGTILFVSHDRYFINKLANSVILLDKNEVKSFDGNYDDYLNKINE; encoded by the coding sequence ATGATTTTACAGTTGAACGATATAGGTATAAGTTTTGGAGGAGAAACTTTGCTTAATAAAATAAATATGAAAATAGAGAAAGCAGAAAAAATAGGATTAATTGGCGTTAATGGTGCTGGTAAATCTACAATATTAAGAATAATATCAGGTGAACTTCTACCAGAAACAGGTCAAATATTTCTTAAGAAAAATACTACTATCGGATATTTAAAACAAGATGGTGGACTTAATATTAACAATAGTATTAATGAAGAAATGCTTGAAGTTTTTAGACCTTTATTAAATATAAAAGAACAACTTAAAAAATTAGAACTTGAAATGTCAAAAGAAGAAATATACAGTAATGCTGATAAACTTGAACGCATAATGAAATCATATAGTTCTAAGCTTGAATATTTTAATACCCACGAAGGATATCAAATTAATTCTAAAATTAATTATGTGTTAAATGGAATGGGATTTAAAGATTTTGATTTTAATATGAGAATTAAAAATTTAAGTGGTGGACAAAAGACTAAGCTGGCTTTAGCTAAATTGCTACTAGAAAAACCAGATATTTTGTTACTTGATGAACCTACTAATCACCTTGATTTTAAAACAATGTCTTGGCTTGAAAACCATATTAAAAACTATAAAGGGGCCGTATTAGTTGTATCACATGATAGATACTTATTAGATTTTCTAGTTAACAGTATATATGAAGTAGAAAGAGGACATATAAAAAAATATACTGGGAACTATACAGATTTTGTTACTAAAAAAGCTAAAACAAAACTTCTTCATGAAAAAAAATATATAGAACAACAAGCTCAAATTAATAAATTACAAACATTTATAGATAAGAATATTGTAAGAGCAACATCTTCCAAAGCTGCTAAAAACAAAAGACATGCTTTAAATAGAATAGAAAGAATTGAAAAACCTGATAAAGATTTAAAAAAAGTCAATATCAATTTCAATATTAATAAGAAATCTCATAAATATGTGCTTAACATTAAAGATGCAGTAATTTCTGTAGGAAAGCCTAATAATAGAATTGATTTAATACAAAACCTTAATTTAAATATTTTAAGAGGAGATAAAATCGCATTTATTGGTGAAAACGGTACAGGCAAATCAACTTTATTAAAGACTTTAATAGGTGATAACATTTTAGAAAAAGGTTCATTCACTTGGGGTAAAGAAGTTCAAATAGGTTATTTTGCTCAAGAACATGAAAAATTGAATAAGAGAAATTCAATTTATGCTGAAATTAGAAGTGATTTTCCTAAGTTAACTGATACAGAAATTAGAACTAAGCTTGGTAATTTCTTATTTACTAAAGATGACGTTTTTAAAACTATAAAAGATTTGAGTGGTGGTGAAAAAGCACGTGTTGCATTGACTAAATTGATGCTTAAAAAATCAAACTTTTTAATTTTAGATGAACCAACTAATCATTTAGATTTAAATAGCAAAGAAATATTAGAAAAAGCTTTACTTAAATTTGAAGGAACTATCCTTTTTGTTTCACATGATAGATATTTTATTAATAAATTAGCTAATAGCGTTATATTACTTGATAAAAATGAAGTAAAAAGTTTTGATGGAAATTATGATGATTATCTAAATAAAATAAATGAATAA
- a CDS encoding transporter substrate-binding domain-containing protein — protein MPLAGCGSSNTDTESQKSEVFRVGLEAGYAPFNWTQTGDSNGAVKIDGAAEYAGGYDVEMAKKIAKGLGKELVIVKVEWDGLVPALLSGKIDAIVAGMSPTEKRKETIDFTDNYYKSDLVMIVKNGGKYEGATSIQDFEGAKITAQLNTFHYSVIDQIEGVVKEQAMDNFPAMRVALESGMIDGYISERPEGVSAETANENFKMIEFSDGFVTSEDDTAIAVGVKKGSELTKKINEILKGISVEEQKSIMDDAVKNQPAVN, from the coding sequence ATGCCATTAGCAGGATGTGGATCTAGCAATACAGATACAGAGAGCCAAAAAAGTGAAGTGTTTAGAGTAGGTCTTGAAGCAGGATATGCTCCTTTTAACTGGACACAAACAGGCGATTCAAATGGTGCTGTTAAAATTGATGGTGCTGCAGAATACGCAGGTGGATATGATGTAGAGATGGCAAAGAAAATCGCTAAAGGTTTAGGAAAAGAATTAGTGATTGTTAAGGTTGAATGGGATGGACTTGTACCAGCATTATTATCTGGCAAGATTGATGCTATTGTTGCTGGAATGTCACCAACAGAAAAACGTAAAGAAACAATAGATTTTACAGATAACTATTATAAATCAGATTTAGTTATGATTGTTAAGAATGGTGGAAAGTATGAAGGAGCTACTTCTATTCAAGATTTTGAAGGAGCAAAGATAACTGCTCAATTAAACACATTCCATTATTCTGTAATTGATCAAATAGAAGGTGTAGTTAAAGAGCAAGCTATGGATAATTTCCCAGCTATGAGAGTTGCTCTTGAATCTGGAATGATTGATGGATATATTTCAGAGCGTCCAGAAGGAGTAAGTGCAGAAACAGCAAATGAGAATTTCAAAATGATTGAATTTAGTGATGGATTTGTTACATCTGAGGATGATACTGCAATAGCTGTAGGAGTTAAAAAAGGCAGTGAATTAACTAAAAAAATAAATGAGATATTAAAAGGTATTTCTGTAGAAGAACAAAAAAGTATAATGGACGATGCAGTTAAGAATCAACCAGCAGTTAATTAA
- a CDS encoding S8 family serine peptidase gives MNNVFKNKKMLVTLLCMFMLVSIGSYGFANEVEFITNKPIANLEVKEINKIYDADGDKLVESLEEKMKETKSDEKLFVTVVFKEKFDGVKDQVKKVLGDYNTKYEFKNIPAATMKLNKNQINKLSKLDIVQQIEYDEEVKAFMNTARYWYGTEKACNDFGVDGNRDGNINSYSANDVVIAVIDTGIDEGHVDLDNGKVIGWKDYVNNQNSPYDDNGHGTHVSGIIAGEGDGNAIYQGVAKGAALVGLKVLDSNGSGSMSDVTAAIDWCVTNKNTYGIDVINLSLGTSGSSDGTDAASLAVNNAYANGIIVAVAAGNSGSAKYTIGSPGAAADALTVGSMVDVGEGGFQLAYYSSRGYTADDRIKPDICSPGTNITAPQANTTSSYVSKSGTSMATPFTAGVIALMLDANSNLTPSQIRNILTTTAQDWGPNGQDIDYGYGKIDGYNAVKQAGNYSGSNLTLPNHIYNSETLANTGSADMWEFTVNDTSYPISVTFIMPDWDSSTDFDIYLYDSNGNQLKRSIGTSRQEQLSFTPTSTGIYKLKAYSYRGSGNYFFDLSVGGTNLTLTQDQ, from the coding sequence ATGAATAATGTATTTAAAAACAAAAAAATGCTCGTGACTTTATTATGTATGTTTATGTTAGTATCAATTGGTAGCTATGGATTTGCAAATGAAGTAGAATTTATAACTAACAAACCAATAGCAAATTTGGAAGTCAAGGAAATAAATAAGATTTATGATGCTGATGGAGACAAGCTAGTTGAAAGCTTAGAAGAAAAAATGAAAGAAACTAAGAGTGATGAAAAACTTTTTGTCACTGTAGTATTTAAGGAAAAATTTGATGGTGTCAAAGACCAAGTTAAAAAAGTGTTAGGTGATTATAATACTAAGTACGAATTTAAAAACATACCCGCAGCAACTATGAAGTTGAATAAGAATCAAATTAATAAATTATCTAAACTTGATATTGTACAGCAAATAGAATATGACGAAGAAGTTAAAGCATTTATGAATACAGCTAGATATTGGTATGGAACAGAAAAGGCTTGTAATGACTTTGGTGTAGATGGGAATAGAGATGGAAATATAAATAGCTATTCAGCAAATGATGTAGTTATCGCTGTAATAGATACGGGGATTGATGAAGGACATGTTGATTTAGATAATGGAAAAGTTATTGGATGGAAAGACTACGTTAATAACCAAAATTCTCCTTATGATGACAATGGACATGGTACCCATGTTTCTGGAATAATAGCAGGAGAAGGAGATGGAAATGCAATATATCAGGGTGTTGCTAAAGGTGCTGCATTAGTAGGACTTAAGGTACTTGACTCTAATGGTTCAGGTTCTATGAGTGATGTAACTGCTGCAATAGACTGGTGTGTTACAAATAAGAACACTTATGGCATCGATGTTATTAATTTGAGTTTAGGAACTTCAGGTAGTTCAGATGGAACAGATGCTGCATCATTAGCAGTAAACAATGCTTATGCAAATGGTATTATAGTTGCTGTAGCTGCTGGAAACAGTGGGTCTGCAAAATATACGATAGGTTCACCGGGAGCAGCTGCCGATGCTTTAACAGTTGGAAGTATGGTAGATGTTGGAGAAGGCGGATTTCAACTTGCTTATTATTCAAGTAGAGGATATACTGCTGATGATAGAATAAAACCTGATATTTGTTCACCAGGTACAAATATTACTGCACCACAAGCAAATACAACAAGTAGTTATGTAAGTAAAAGTGGAACAAGTATGGCTACTCCATTTACTGCTGGTGTAATAGCATTGATGTTAGATGCTAATTCTAATTTAACACCTTCTCAAATAAGAAATATATTGACAACTACAGCTCAGGACTGGGGTCCAAACGGTCAAGATATTGATTATGGTTATGGTAAAATAGATGGATATAACGCTGTTAAACAAGCAGGTAATTACAGCGGAAGTAATTTGACTTTGCCTAACCATATATATAATTCAGAAACTTTAGCAAATACAGGTTCAGCAGATATGTGGGAATTTACTGTTAATGATACTAGCTATCCAATTTCTGTAACTTTTATAATGCCTGATTGGGACTCAAGTACTGATTTTGACATATATTTATATGATTCAAACGGAAATCAACTAAAACGTTCTATAGGTACTTCAAGGCAAGAACAGCTAAGTTTTACACCTACAAGTACAGGTATATATAAACTCAAAGCGTATTCGTACAGAGGAAGTGGTAATTATTTCTTTGATTTAAGTGTTGGAGGAACAAATTTAACTTTAACACAGGATCAGTAA
- a CDS encoding amino acid ABC transporter permease has product MSLDWISRIITENWPMFIRGAGVTLLISIIGTVLGSIIGLLVGVVRTTPMPEKGLKRIILKFANIIFSIYIEFFRGTPMIVQAMVIYYGSALAFDIHMNKLAAAIFIVSVNTGAYMSEIVRGGIVSIDKGQFEAAHAIGMNHIQTMMNVVLPQVIRNILPATGNEFVINIKDTSVLNVISVTELYFQTKSIAGNNFRYFESFFVACILYFIMTFTITRILRYIEKKIDGEDHYIMCGNQMQVETPEDMLHKTENKGN; this is encoded by the coding sequence ATGAGTTTAGATTGGATATCAAGAATTATAACAGAAAACTGGCCAATGTTTATTCGTGGAGCTGGCGTAACACTCTTGATTTCTATTATCGGTACTGTTTTAGGCTCTATAATTGGTTTATTAGTAGGTGTGGTTCGTACTACACCAATGCCTGAAAAAGGTTTAAAGAGAATAATTCTTAAATTTGCTAATATTATTTTTTCAATTTATATAGAGTTCTTTAGAGGAACACCTATGATAGTTCAAGCTATGGTAATTTACTATGGATCTGCTTTAGCATTCGATATTCATATGAATAAACTAGCAGCGGCAATTTTTATTGTATCTGTTAATACAGGAGCATATATGTCAGAAATTGTTCGTGGAGGTATTGTTTCCATTGATAAGGGGCAATTTGAAGCAGCTCACGCGATAGGAATGAATCATATACAAACTATGATGAACGTTGTACTGCCACAAGTAATAAGAAATATACTGCCAGCAACAGGAAATGAATTTGTTATAAATATAAAAGATACTTCAGTGCTTAACGTAATTTCAGTAACAGAATTATATTTCCAAACGAAATCAATTGCAGGAAACAATTTTAGATATTTTGAATCATTCTTTGTTGCTTGTATTTTATATTTTATAATGACTTTTACTATAACAAGAATTTTACGTTATATCGAAAAGAAAATAGATGGAGAAGATCATTATATTATGTGCGGTAATCAAATGCAAGTAGAAACGCCTGAAGATATGTTGCACAAGACGGAGAATAAAGGTAATTAA
- a CDS encoding ATP-binding protein — MKLDNMRNIHFSRNPKIAGFLKDYIYVKEFGEGVDRMFIEMESIGLPAPKNEKVAFMTKVTVKNNAERYEHINEHINEHINVKQGDGSFICIKITSKGTVRFDSKGGVY; from the coding sequence GTGAAATTAGATAACATGAGGAATATTCATTTTTCAAGAAATCCAAAGATTGCAGGATTTTTAAAAGACTACATCTATGTAAAAGAATTTGGCGAAGGTGTGGATCGAATGTTTATTGAAATGGAATCAATTGGACTGCCAGCACCTAAAAACGAAAAAGTGGCTTTTATGACAAAAGTGACTGTAAAAAACAATGCTGAACGTTATGAGCACATAAATGAGCATATAAATGAACACATAAACGTAAAACAAGGGGACGGTTCATTTATTTGCATAAAAATAACATCAAAAGGGACGGTTCGTTTTGATTCCAAAGGAGGAGTATATTAA
- a CDS encoding transposase, with protein sequence MLQYLYNLSDRQVIEEANVNIAIYQ encoded by the coding sequence ATATTACAGTACCTATATAATTTATCAGATAGACAAGTAATAGAAGAAGCTAACGTAAATATAGCGATATATCAATAG
- a CDS encoding trypsin-like serine peptidase — protein MHVPSSDSGINNKSITVTGYPGDKPSGTMWSDSGTTYDVSTRTFKHNADTMGGQSGSPICFYSGSTYGYQSIGIHIAGANDDTYNVGRRITKTLFDWLVNQGYVTQ, from the coding sequence TTGCATGTTCCATCATCTGACAGTGGAATCAATAATAAAAGCATAACAGTTACAGGTTATCCTGGAGATAAACCTTCAGGAACAATGTGGAGCGATAGTGGTACAACTTATGACGTTTCCACGCGTACATTTAAGCATAATGCAGATACAATGGGAGGACAAAGTGGCTCACCTATATGTTTTTATAGTGGTTCAACGTATGGATATCAATCAATAGGAATTCATATTGCAGGAGCAAATGACGATACTTATAATGTAGGAAGAAGAATTACAAAGACACTTTTTGATTGGTTAGTAAATCAGGGATATGTTACGCAATAA
- a CDS encoding biotin synthase BioB, whose amino-acid sequence MKIQTKAEVLEILRMPYEEFNLNIKIKAKETHINHNNNTIVVTALLGYDNICKNQCTYCGMRAGNSGLKRYRMGIEDIKKAEESVKKLGLRRIFLISGEDPKYDFKDIITMVEYGKKLGLFVSLAAGEFSLEKYKALETAGLDEYVLKFETSDQDTFAKIKPSTTFENRMRCIEYIKNSTMSLASGNIIGLPHHTLEHVADDIMLMKKLDISWAPIIPYMPVPNTPLAKEGGRGSLETTIKEIAILRMMMPNVNITAQQPGEDVKNGLADVQGNLNALSSGANMLFVDMLPQNLVKDFNVIDNRMIEGIDNVDRLVKMSGMNRS is encoded by the coding sequence ATGAAAATACAAACAAAAGCAGAAGTACTTGAAATATTAAGGATGCCATATGAAGAATTTAACCTTAATATAAAGATTAAGGCAAAAGAGACTCATATAAATCATAACAATAATACTATTGTTGTTACAGCTTTGCTTGGTTATGATAATATATGTAAGAATCAATGCACATATTGTGGGATGAGAGCTGGTAATTCTGGACTGAAAAGATATAGAATGGGAATTGAAGATATAAAGAAAGCTGAAGAATCTGTAAAAAAACTAGGATTACGAAGGATATTTCTTATTTCAGGGGAAGATCCAAAATATGATTTTAAAGATATAATTACAATGGTCGAGTATGGCAAAAAATTAGGATTATTTGTAAGTTTAGCAGCAGGTGAATTTAGTCTTGAAAAATATAAAGCTTTAGAAACTGCAGGATTAGATGAATATGTACTAAAATTTGAAACTTCAGATCAAGATACTTTCGCAAAAATAAAGCCATCTACAACTTTTGAAAACAGAATGAGATGTATAGAATATATAAAAAATAGTACAATGAGTTTAGCCTCTGGTAATATTATCGGGTTGCCACATCATACCCTAGAACATGTAGCTGATGATATAATGCTAATGAAAAAACTTGATATTAGCTGGGCACCAATTATTCCTTATATGCCAGTTCCTAATACACCACTTGCAAAGGAAGGTGGCAGAGGGAGTTTAGAAACTACAATAAAAGAAATAGCTATATTAAGAATGATGATGCCTAATGTAAATATTACAGCGCAACAGCCAGGGGAGGATGTAAAGAATGGCTTGGCAGATGTTCAAGGAAACTTGAATGCTTTAAGTTCAGGTGCAAATATGCTTTTTGTAGATATGTTACCACAAAACTTAGTAAAAGACTTTAATGTAATAGATAATAGAATGATTGAAGGTATAGATAATGTGGATAGATTAGTTAAAATGTCGGGTATGAATCGTAGTTGA